In the Quercus lobata isolate SW786 chromosome 5, ValleyOak3.0 Primary Assembly, whole genome shotgun sequence genome, one interval contains:
- the LOC115988858 gene encoding uncharacterized protein LOC115988858 isoform X1, with the protein MSTPKLLRELATGHYYGLEAYPNVWHPNVTSTGEFSTSQVWISSSGPIVNSSTMEAGWMLDGYKTGCVNAACGFVQVSQSCFRYTIEPVSQYNGKQYETYMSIRKLPDTNWWLIYQDEQVGYWPANIFKEFGEYAAHINFGGKIYNSEPGGIHTSTQMGSGHFSSEGYGRAYFIRNIRYSNKNGTFVSPKPSAFQQLVKKPVL; encoded by the exons ATGAG TACGCCCAAATTACTTCGCGAGTTGGCCACTGGCCACTACTATGGATTAGAAGCTTATCCTAACGTATGGCACCCAAATGTCACATCTACTGGAGAATTTAGTACTTCTCAAGTTTGGATATCATCATCAGGTCCAATAGTAAACTCTAGCACAATGGAAGCAGGATGGATG CTAGATGGTTACAAAACAGGTTGCGTTAATGCTGCTTGTGGGTTCGTGCAAGTATCTCAAAGTTGCTTTCGGTACACCATAGAGCCTGTTTCCCAATACAATGGAAAGCAGTACGAAACATACATGTCCATTAGGAAG TTACCAGACACAAATTGGTGGCTCATATATCAAGACGAGCAAGTAGGGTATTGGCCTGCCAACATCTTCAAAGAGTTTGGAGAGTATGCTGCACACATTAATTTTGGTGGAAAGATTTATAACTCAGAACCAGGCGGTATTCACACATCCACACAAATGGGGAGTGGCCATTTTTCGAGTGAAGGCTATGGAAGAGCTTATTTTATTCGGAATATTAGGTACTCTAACAAAAATGGAACCTTTGTAAGTCCCAAACCCTCAGCGTTTCAGCAACTTGTAAAAAAGCCTGTGCtatga
- the LOC115990093 gene encoding uncharacterized protein LOC115990093: MEEILNDWKRFSLLEEEDSKVTLDDENNDAKEVILAGKFMTRRVLSIEAVGRTLKPLWKTKNGFEIRDVGNHVLLFVFDNEEEAERVLAAEPWTYDKHLIILSRYDGSCSVQKIRFHTVKFWVQLHGLPVNKLNERTAYGIGRSIGEVSRASQSDEIIGGNFLRIRVGINATRPLSRGRKVLIGNGKEVWVSFKYEKMPNFCYWCGMVSHDAKECKVWLSSKGSLSLDQQEYGSWLRADPFSVGKKSFMFVPGTGGDFGGEDTNVRTGRETEERIQGAAPPQEAGTNRVDIASSEGNLNSVSPGITATFTQTSHAGKILDCPESLPNVVPLNVHTDMVDFEAQIQEIDMELNKYDNNGTCTANSGFMAELSPSLSNYSVQEHAHDKSSHVTHNVTHDSSNEPRDSEGSQLGLRT, translated from the coding sequence ATGGAGGAAATTCTGAACGACTGGAAACGCTTCTCCCTTTTGGAGGAAGAAGACAGTAAAGTTACGCTGGATGACGAAAACAACGATGCCAAAGAGGTAATACTAGCAGGGAAGTTTATGACAAGAAGGGTGTTGAGCATCGAAGCGGTTGGAAGAACTCTCAAGCCGTTGTGGAAAACAAAAAACGGCTTTGAAATCCGAGACGTGGGAAATCATGTATTGCTCTTTGTGTTTGACAATGAGGAAGAGGCTGAAAGGGTTTTAGCTGCTGAACCGTGGACTTATGATAAACATCTAATCATCCTATCTCGCTATGACGGGTCCTGCTCTGTCCAGAAAATCAGATTTCATACAGTCAAATTCTGGGTTCAACTCCACGGTCTTCCAGTGAACAAACTCAATGAGAGGACAGCCTATGGGATTGGGAGAAGTATTGGGGAAGTTTCAAGAGCCTCACAATCCGATGAGATAATTGgtggtaattttttaagaatcagGGTAGGCATTAATGCTACGAGACCCCTGAGCAGGGGACGTAAAGTTCTTATTGGCAATGGGAAAGAAGTGTGGGTGAGTTTCAAGTATGAGAAGATGCCAAATTTCTGTTATTGGTGTGGGATGGTGTCCCACGATGCAAAGGAATGTAAAGTATGGCTTTCAAGCAAGGGTTCGCTGTCTCTGGATCAGCAGGAATATGGTTCATGGCTTCGAGCCGATCCCTTTTCAGTGGGGAAGAAGTCTTTTATGTTTGTACCGGGCACAGGAGGTGATTTTGGTGGGGAAGATACAAATGTTAGGACTGGACGGGAAACTGAAGAGAGGATACAAGGGGCGGCGCCGCCGCAAGAAGCTGGCACAAACAGGGTTGACATCGCATCTTCTGAAGGTAATCTAAATTCAGTAAGCCCGGGTATTACGGCTACATTCACTCAAACCTCCCATGCAGGTAAAATTCTGGATTGCCCTGAATCTCTTCCTAATGTGGTGCCTTTAAATGTTCACACTGATATGGTTGATTTTGAAGCCCAAATCCAGGAGATTGAtatggaactaaataaatatgaTAATAATGGTACCTGTACTGCTAACTCGGGTTTTATGGCTGAGTTGTCCCCTAGCTTGTCTAATTATTCTGTCCAGGAACATGCACACGACAAGTCCTCTCATGTAACCCATAATGTTACACATGATTCCAGCAATGAGCCACGTGACTCTGAGGGCAGCCAATTAGGCTTGAGAACCTAG
- the LOC115988858 gene encoding uncharacterized protein LOC115988858 isoform X2, with protein sequence MDGCVNAACGFVQVSQSCFRYTIEPVSQYNGKQYETYMSIRKLPDTNWWLIYQDEQVGYWPANIFKEFGEYAAHINFGGKIYNSEPGGIHTSTQMGSGHFSSEGYGRAYFIRNIRYSNKNGTFVSPKPSAFQQLVKKPVL encoded by the exons ATGGATG GTTGCGTTAATGCTGCTTGTGGGTTCGTGCAAGTATCTCAAAGTTGCTTTCGGTACACCATAGAGCCTGTTTCCCAATACAATGGAAAGCAGTACGAAACATACATGTCCATTAGGAAG TTACCAGACACAAATTGGTGGCTCATATATCAAGACGAGCAAGTAGGGTATTGGCCTGCCAACATCTTCAAAGAGTTTGGAGAGTATGCTGCACACATTAATTTTGGTGGAAAGATTTATAACTCAGAACCAGGCGGTATTCACACATCCACACAAATGGGGAGTGGCCATTTTTCGAGTGAAGGCTATGGAAGAGCTTATTTTATTCGGAATATTAGGTACTCTAACAAAAATGGAACCTTTGTAAGTCCCAAACCCTCAGCGTTTCAGCAACTTGTAAAAAAGCCTGTGCtatga